A section of the Ruania halotolerans genome encodes:
- a CDS encoding DUF3566 domain-containing protein — protein sequence MSEQTSKTGAPPVRTSTRSFSPAERPPSVPPQSVPPQSGQQQSGQRSGGANAAPATGSSWAATSREQGADRPSGAPAAEQAEGGGPRRVRLAVSRIDPWSVMKLTFLLSIAIGIGIVVATAVVWGVLNSMGVFAEMQGLIAEVGAMAQFGELLEYLEFSRVLSVATVIAIVDVVLLTALATLGAFVYNVVAAMVGGLHLTLTDD from the coding sequence ATGAGCGAGCAGACGTCGAAGACGGGCGCACCACCCGTGCGCACCTCGACCAGATCCTTCAGCCCAGCAGAGCGGCCTCCCTCCGTGCCGCCGCAGTCCGTGCCGCCGCAGTCGGGCCAGCAGCAGTCTGGGCAACGATCCGGAGGGGCGAATGCCGCGCCGGCCACCGGCTCGTCATGGGCGGCGACCTCGCGTGAGCAGGGAGCAGACCGCCCCTCGGGTGCGCCGGCGGCGGAGCAGGCAGAGGGCGGTGGCCCGCGCCGGGTCCGGCTCGCCGTGTCCCGCATTGACCCGTGGTCGGTGATGAAGCTGACGTTCCTGCTCTCGATCGCGATCGGGATCGGGATCGTGGTGGCCACCGCGGTGGTGTGGGGTGTGCTCAACTCCATGGGTGTGTTCGCCGAGATGCAGGGGCTCATCGCAGAGGTGGGCGCTATGGCGCAGTTCGGTGAGTTGCTCGAGTATCTCGAGTTCTCCCGGGTGCTCTCCGTTGCGACAGTGATCGCGATCGTGGACGTCGTGCTCCTGACGGCGCTCGCCACGCTCGGTGCCTTCGTGTACAACGTGGTTGCTGCCATGGTGGGCGGATTGCACCTGACCCTGACGGACGACTGA
- a CDS encoding DUF721 domain-containing protein, whose product MSDEPEAGTGASDGLGDGTSEEKLHDGGPAENRDQAAQSALARARDAARAKGLRTARPGTRPGRTLRRHDGVAFEAAPGHGTGRDPAPLGATVESLARQLGWNQPLSVGGVIGRWREVVGDQIADHCTPETFSDGVLVVRADSTAWATQIRLLGPQLDRRLAEEVGEGVVTSIQVLGPGGPTWRKGPRVAPGGRGPRDTYG is encoded by the coding sequence GTGTCCGATGAGCCGGAAGCGGGAACGGGAGCCTCCGATGGTCTCGGGGACGGCACATCCGAGGAAAAGCTCCACGACGGCGGCCCGGCCGAGAATCGTGATCAGGCGGCCCAGTCGGCACTCGCCCGAGCACGGGACGCCGCTCGTGCGAAGGGATTGCGTACGGCGCGTCCAGGCACACGGCCAGGGCGCACACTGCGCCGTCACGACGGCGTGGCATTCGAGGCTGCGCCTGGGCACGGAACAGGTCGCGACCCCGCACCGCTGGGGGCCACGGTCGAATCTCTGGCCCGTCAACTCGGCTGGAACCAACCCCTCTCCGTGGGTGGCGTGATCGGGCGGTGGCGAGAGGTTGTCGGTGATCAGATTGCCGACCATTGCACGCCGGAAACATTCTCTGACGGCGTGCTGGTGGTACGAGCAGATTCCACGGCCTGGGCCACCCAGATCCGGCTCCTGGGCCCGCAGCTGGACCGACGGCTGGCCGAGGAGGTGGGTGAGGGCGTTGTCACCAGCATCCAGGTGCTCGGCCCCGGCGGACCGACCTGGCGGAAGGGGCCTCGTGTGGCCCCCGGAGGTCGAGGACCGCGCGACACGTACGGATGA
- the dnaA gene encoding chromosomal replication initiator protein DnaA, giving the protein MSESPVDPTDLSQAWDRAFEILSSRGDLGGAQLGFIRLTRPLGVIDDTILLAVPSDFAKDFIETRARESIISALSSALDRTVRVAVTVDASLEDSLPAERAQPAAHHLDTESRPVAEQRGPDIASPSTRDERIPPARTERAPRPDTYATGVDPHARLNPNYTFETFVIGSSNRFAHAAATAVAEAPAKAYNPLFIYGQSGLGKTHLLHAIGHYAKSLYPGIRVRYVNSEEFTNDFINSIRDDKAEAFQKRYREVDVLLIDDIQFLQGKEQTMEEFFHTFNTLHNDNKQVVITSDLPPKHLNGFEDRMRSRFEWGLITDVQPPDLETRIAILRKKAGAESLQAPSDVLEYIASKISSNIRELEGALIRVTAFANLNRQTVDLSLAEMVLKDLITDNDGAEITPSVIMAQTSSYFGVTIEALCSADRSRVLVNARQIAMYLCRELTELSLPKIGQVFGGRDHTTVMHANRKIRQQMAERRSTFNQVTELTNRIKQQHRS; this is encoded by the coding sequence TGGTGACCTGGGCGGCGCACAGTTGGGCTTCATCCGACTGACCCGGCCGCTTGGCGTCATCGATGACACGATCTTGCTCGCGGTCCCCAGCGACTTCGCCAAAGACTTCATCGAGACCCGGGCGCGGGAATCGATCATCTCGGCGCTCTCCTCGGCATTGGATCGCACGGTACGCGTGGCTGTCACGGTCGATGCCTCCCTCGAGGACTCCCTGCCCGCCGAGCGGGCACAACCGGCAGCTCACCACCTCGACACCGAATCCCGGCCCGTCGCTGAGCAACGCGGACCTGACATCGCCAGCCCCAGCACACGAGACGAACGCATCCCACCGGCTCGCACCGAACGCGCACCTCGCCCGGATACCTACGCCACCGGCGTGGATCCGCATGCTCGACTGAATCCGAACTACACCTTCGAGACGTTCGTGATCGGGTCAAGCAACCGATTCGCCCATGCGGCCGCGACCGCCGTCGCTGAGGCGCCGGCCAAGGCTTACAACCCGCTGTTCATCTACGGCCAGTCCGGGCTGGGCAAGACACACCTGCTGCACGCGATCGGCCACTACGCCAAGAGTCTCTATCCCGGGATCCGGGTGCGGTACGTCAACTCCGAAGAATTCACCAACGACTTCATCAACTCCATCCGGGACGACAAGGCCGAGGCCTTCCAGAAGCGCTACCGCGAAGTCGATGTGCTCCTCATCGACGACATCCAGTTCCTGCAAGGCAAGGAACAGACGATGGAGGAGTTCTTCCACACGTTCAACACCCTCCACAACGACAACAAGCAGGTGGTGATCACCTCCGATCTGCCTCCCAAGCACCTCAACGGCTTCGAGGATCGGATGCGATCCCGGTTCGAATGGGGCCTGATCACCGACGTGCAGCCACCCGACCTGGAGACCCGCATCGCGATCCTCCGGAAGAAGGCCGGCGCCGAATCACTCCAGGCACCGAGCGACGTTCTCGAGTACATCGCCTCGAAGATCTCTTCCAACATCCGCGAACTTGAGGGGGCCCTCATCCGGGTCACTGCCTTCGCAAACCTGAACCGCCAGACCGTGGACCTCTCCCTCGCAGAGATGGTCCTGAAGGACCTGATCACCGACAACGACGGCGCCGAGATCACCCCATCGGTCATCATGGCCCAGACCTCGTCGTATTTCGGGGTGACGATCGAGGCCCTCTGCAGTGCCGACAGGTCTCGTGTGCTGGTCAACGCTCGTCAGATCGCCATGTACCTGTGCCGAGAACTCACCGAACTCTCGCTGCCGAAGATCGGTCAGGTTTTCGGCGGCCGCGATCACACCACGGTGATGCACGCCAACCGGAAGATCCGGCAGCAGATGGCCGAGCGGCGTTCCACCTTCAACCAGGTGACCGAACTGACAAATCGGATCAAGCAACAGCACCGCAGCTGA
- the gnd gene encoding phosphogluconate dehydrogenase (NAD(+)-dependent, decarboxylating) — translation MHVGLVGLGKMGGNMRDRMRAKGLRVTGFDQNPEISDVSSLDELVNALGEDARVVWVMVPAGEITESVISELATVMRSGDVIIDGGNSKYTDDLRRVSELAERGIGYVDAGVSGGIWGEANGYGLMVGGSDETVASLMPIFDALRPDGPRHEGFVHAGPVGAGHYAKMVHNGIEYGVMQAYAEGYEILAARDDLIGDVGAVFEAWQRGTVVRSWLLELLVKALNEDPDLDEIRGYVADSGEGRWTVEEAIQQAVPAPVISAALFARFDSRQEDSPAMKAVAALRNQFGGHATQPSADG, via the coding sequence ATGCACGTCGGACTCGTCGGCCTCGGCAAGATGGGTGGCAACATGCGCGATCGCATGCGTGCCAAGGGCTTGCGGGTCACCGGATTCGACCAGAATCCCGAGATCAGTGATGTGTCCTCGTTGGATGAGCTCGTCAACGCTCTGGGCGAGGACGCTCGTGTGGTGTGGGTGATGGTCCCGGCCGGTGAGATCACCGAATCAGTCATCAGTGAACTTGCCACCGTGATGCGCTCCGGCGATGTGATCATCGATGGCGGGAACTCCAAGTACACCGACGACCTACGCCGCGTCTCCGAGCTCGCCGAACGCGGGATCGGCTACGTCGATGCGGGAGTTTCCGGCGGGATCTGGGGTGAGGCGAACGGCTACGGCCTGATGGTGGGCGGCTCGGACGAGACCGTTGCCTCGCTGATGCCGATCTTCGATGCCCTACGCCCCGATGGCCCGCGACACGAGGGTTTCGTTCACGCCGGCCCCGTGGGAGCGGGCCACTACGCCAAGATGGTGCACAACGGCATCGAGTACGGCGTGATGCAGGCGTACGCCGAGGGGTACGAGATCCTTGCCGCCCGGGATGACCTGATCGGTGATGTCGGTGCCGTTTTCGAGGCATGGCAACGGGGCACCGTGGTGCGCTCATGGCTGCTCGAACTCCTCGTGAAGGCGCTGAACGAGGACCCCGATCTGGATGAGATTCGCGGGTATGTCGCCGATTCCGGTGAGGGCCGGTGGACGGTGGAGGAGGCGATCCAGCAGGCGGTGCCGGCACCGGTGATCAGTGCTGCGCTCTTCGCCCGGTTCGACTCACGGCAAGAGGACTCACCAGCGATGAAGGCAGTCGCTGCCCTGCGCAATCAGTTCGGTGGGCACGCCACCCAGCCGTCCGCCGATGGCTGA
- the dnaN gene encoding DNA polymerase III subunit beta translates to MKFRVERDVLADAVTWTARTLPSRPPSPVLAGVRLEADAEGLVLSTFDYEVSARSAVVADVDEPGSVLVSGRLLAEISKALPNKPVEVTLEGSRVTVVCGSSRFTLLTMPVEDYPTLPELPDVTGSIAGDAFAQAISQVTMAAGRDETLPLLTGVRVEIEGDTLTMLATDRYRLAMREMTWSPASPSVSRIALVRARTLSDVARNLSSAGSIELALADGGDIIGFEAGGRRTTSLLVDGEYPPVRRLFPDQTTTHTVTSTHELVEAAKRVALVAERNTPIRLSFSEGQVVLEAGQGDDAQASEVLESTLVGEEISTAFNPQYLLDGLSALNTDFVRLSFTHPSKPAVMTGQDDADGSDHAEEFRYLLMPIRFGA, encoded by the coding sequence GTGAAGTTCAGGGTGGAGCGAGACGTCCTGGCGGACGCCGTCACATGGACCGCACGCACCCTGCCGAGCCGACCCCCCTCACCTGTACTCGCCGGTGTCCGGCTTGAGGCCGACGCGGAAGGACTTGTGCTCTCCACCTTCGACTACGAGGTCTCCGCGCGGTCGGCCGTCGTCGCTGACGTGGATGAGCCCGGCTCCGTCCTGGTCTCCGGTCGCCTCCTCGCGGAGATCTCCAAGGCATTACCGAACAAGCCCGTCGAGGTCACGCTCGAGGGAAGTCGGGTGACGGTCGTCTGCGGATCGTCACGCTTCACTCTGCTCACCATGCCCGTCGAGGACTACCCGACGTTGCCGGAATTGCCGGATGTCACCGGCTCGATCGCCGGTGATGCATTCGCTCAGGCGATCTCGCAGGTCACCATGGCTGCCGGCCGGGACGAGACCCTGCCCTTGCTGACCGGGGTACGCGTCGAGATCGAAGGTGACACCCTGACGATGCTCGCGACCGACCGGTACCGGCTCGCGATGCGTGAGATGACGTGGTCGCCGGCATCGCCGTCGGTCTCCCGCATCGCACTGGTCCGCGCCCGCACACTCTCCGATGTTGCGCGTAATCTCTCGAGCGCCGGTTCTATCGAGCTTGCTCTTGCCGACGGTGGCGACATCATCGGGTTCGAAGCGGGTGGTCGCCGCACGACGTCCCTGTTGGTCGACGGCGAGTACCCGCCCGTTCGGCGTCTCTTCCCGGATCAGACCACCACTCACACAGTCACCAGCACTCACGAATTGGTCGAGGCCGCCAAACGTGTCGCCCTCGTCGCCGAACGGAATACACCGATCCGACTGTCCTTCAGTGAGGGCCAGGTGGTGCTCGAAGCAGGTCAGGGTGACGATGCCCAGGCCTCGGAAGTTCTCGAATCCACACTCGTCGGTGAAGAGATCTCCACAGCGTTCAACCCGCAGTATCTGCTCGACGGCTTGAGCGCCTTGAACACCGATTTTGTCCGCCTCTCCTTCACCCATCCCTCGAAGCCCGCGGTCATGACCGGTCAGGACGACGCCGACGGCTCCGACCACGCCGAGGAATTCCGCTATCTCCTGATGCCGATCCGATTCGGCGCCTGA
- the gyrB gene encoding DNA topoisomerase (ATP-hydrolyzing) subunit B encodes MADETPPPVAGQNPAGSSGYDAINITVLEGLEAVRKRPGMYIGSTGERGLHHLVYEVVDNAVDEALAGYCDHVQITLLADGGVRVIDNGRGIPVAMHPTEGRPTVEVVMTVLHAGGKFGGGGYAVSGGLHGVGISVVNALSSRVVTEVSRDGYHWRQDFSDGGAPLGELQRLGATDETGTTQTFWADPTIFETTDYDFETLRSRMQQYAFLNKGLRITITDERHSDTDDEVAGEKDSAHENQGHSKSVSYKYDNGLIDYVTHLNASKRTELVHPEVISFETEDVERTISLEIAMQWTGAYSESVHTYANTINTSEGGTHEEGFRSALTTLVNRYARENKLLREKDENLTGDDIREGLTAVISIKLGEPQFEGQTKTKLGNTEARTFTQKVVFDQFGDWLESHPNEAKDIIRKAVQASVARLAARKAREATRRKGLLEGGGLPGKLKDCSSRDASRSEVFIVEGDSAGGSAVQGRNPETQAILPIRGKILNVQKARVDKALANQEVQALITAFGTGIGEDFDVAKLRYHKVVLMADADVDGQHICTLLLTLLFRYMRPLIEGGYVYLAQPPLYRIKWTNAPHQYVFTDKERDVMLAEGLAKNHRLPKETGIQRYKGLGEMDYKELWETTMDPDTRTLRQVTIGEAAAADEIFSILMGEDVESRRSFIQRNAHDVRFLDV; translated from the coding sequence GTGGCTGACGAGACGCCCCCGCCAGTAGCCGGGCAGAACCCCGCCGGATCATCTGGCTATGACGCCATCAACATCACCGTTCTCGAAGGGCTCGAAGCGGTCCGCAAGCGACCAGGGATGTACATCGGGTCCACCGGTGAGCGTGGCCTGCACCACCTGGTGTATGAGGTGGTGGACAACGCCGTCGATGAGGCGCTCGCCGGATACTGCGATCACGTGCAGATCACCCTACTTGCCGATGGTGGCGTGCGGGTGATCGACAACGGGCGAGGGATTCCCGTGGCCATGCACCCGACCGAGGGTCGCCCCACGGTTGAAGTGGTCATGACGGTCTTGCACGCCGGCGGGAAGTTCGGTGGCGGCGGATACGCCGTCTCCGGCGGTCTGCACGGGGTGGGTATTTCCGTGGTGAACGCTCTGTCCTCACGTGTGGTCACCGAGGTCAGCCGCGATGGCTACCACTGGCGTCAGGACTTTTCCGACGGCGGTGCTCCCCTCGGAGAGTTGCAGCGCCTGGGTGCCACGGACGAGACGGGGACGACCCAGACGTTCTGGGCGGACCCCACGATCTTCGAGACCACTGACTATGACTTCGAGACACTGCGCTCGCGGATGCAGCAGTATGCCTTCCTGAACAAGGGGCTGCGCATCACCATCACCGATGAGCGGCACAGTGACACCGATGATGAGGTGGCCGGTGAGAAGGACAGCGCTCACGAGAACCAGGGTCACTCGAAGTCAGTCAGCTACAAATACGACAATGGCCTGATCGACTACGTCACTCACCTGAACGCCTCCAAGCGCACTGAACTGGTGCACCCCGAGGTCATCTCCTTCGAGACAGAGGACGTGGAGCGCACGATCTCCCTCGAGATCGCGATGCAGTGGACCGGTGCGTACTCGGAGAGCGTGCACACCTATGCCAACACCATCAACACCTCTGAGGGCGGTACCCACGAAGAGGGGTTCCGTTCGGCACTGACCACGCTGGTGAACCGTTACGCGCGGGAGAACAAGCTACTCAGGGAGAAGGATGAGAACCTCACCGGTGACGATATCCGGGAGGGCCTGACCGCCGTCATCTCCATCAAGCTCGGCGAACCGCAGTTCGAGGGGCAGACGAAGACCAAACTCGGCAACACCGAGGCGCGGACATTCACGCAGAAGGTGGTCTTCGATCAGTTCGGCGACTGGCTCGAAAGCCACCCGAACGAGGCCAAGGACATCATCCGCAAGGCCGTGCAGGCATCGGTGGCACGGCTCGCCGCCCGCAAGGCTCGTGAGGCGACCCGCCGCAAGGGGTTGCTCGAGGGCGGGGGCTTGCCGGGCAAGTTGAAGGACTGTTCCAGTAGGGATGCCTCGAGGTCTGAGGTGTTCATCGTGGAGGGTGACTCGGCCGGTGGTTCAGCCGTGCAGGGGCGCAACCCGGAGACGCAGGCGATTCTGCCGATCCGCGGAAAGATCCTGAACGTGCAGAAGGCACGGGTGGACAAGGCCCTCGCGAACCAGGAAGTGCAGGCGCTCATCACCGCGTTCGGTACCGGGATCGGCGAAGATTTCGACGTCGCCAAGCTGCGTTACCACAAGGTCGTGCTGATGGCGGATGCCGATGTGGACGGACAGCACATCTGCACGCTGTTGCTCACACTGCTGTTCCGGTACATGCGCCCCCTGATCGAGGGCGGGTACGTCTACCTCGCGCAGCCGCCGCTGTACCGGATCAAGTGGACCAATGCTCCGCACCAGTACGTCTTCACTGACAAGGAGCGCGACGTGATGCTGGCCGAGGGTCTGGCGAAGAACCACCGCCTGCCCAAGGAAACCGGGATCCAGCGGTACAAGGGCCTCGGGGAGATGGATTACAAGGAACTGTGGGAGACCACCATGGATCCCGATACCCGCACACTGCGCCAGGTGACCATCGGGGAAGCAGCGGCCGCGGACGAGATCTTCTCCATCCTCATGGGCGAGGACGTCGAATCACGCCGCTCGTTCATCCAGCGCAACGCCCATGACGTGCGTTTCCTCGACGTCTGA
- the recF gene encoding DNA replication/repair protein RecF (All proteins in this family for which functions are known are DNA-binding proteins that assist the filamentation of RecA onto DNA for the initiation of recombination or recombinational repair.), protein MYVSDLALTDFRSYREALLSLDPGITAFVGPNGQGKTNLVESLGYLSTFSSHRVASDAALVRHGAARGIIQAKVMRDGRASVLELELVAGKANRARLNRAPLPRTRELLGILRTVVFAPEDLSLVKGDPDGRRRFLDELLVLLSPKLAGVRSDYERVVRQRNALLKSAAGARKSGASGDLRTLDVWDEKAAKAGAELIAARVRVLHGLRPHIESAYERVSSQQSVASVIYRASVQQVMSPERAELDGASQEEGESTLTNADLVEAQLLEAMSRLRPKEIERGVSLVGPHRDELELRLGELPAKGYASHGESWSLALALRLASYELLKADDWDADGEPVLILDDVFAELDTRRRRRLSEVVANAQQVLITSAVAEDVPEELDGARVDVMDSVITRVR, encoded by the coding sequence ATGTACGTCTCTGACCTCGCGCTGACTGACTTCCGCTCCTACCGCGAGGCCCTGCTGTCTCTGGACCCGGGAATCACAGCGTTCGTCGGTCCGAATGGTCAGGGCAAGACGAATCTCGTCGAGTCATTGGGGTATCTGTCCACCTTCTCCTCTCATCGAGTCGCCTCCGATGCTGCCCTGGTGCGCCACGGCGCTGCGCGCGGGATCATCCAGGCGAAGGTGATGCGTGACGGGCGGGCCTCGGTACTCGAACTGGAACTGGTGGCGGGGAAGGCGAACCGGGCTCGCCTCAACCGGGCGCCACTACCCCGCACCCGTGAGCTACTCGGCATACTGCGCACCGTGGTCTTCGCTCCCGAGGATCTGTCCCTGGTCAAAGGCGACCCGGACGGTCGACGACGCTTTCTCGATGAACTGTTGGTGCTACTGAGCCCGAAATTGGCCGGTGTGCGATCCGACTACGAACGGGTGGTCCGCCAGCGCAACGCGCTGCTGAAGTCTGCAGCGGGAGCTCGCAAGAGTGGAGCGAGCGGTGACCTGCGCACATTGGATGTCTGGGACGAGAAGGCGGCCAAAGCCGGTGCTGAGCTCATCGCTGCTCGGGTGAGGGTGCTCCACGGTCTGCGCCCGCACATCGAATCCGCCTATGAGCGCGTGAGCTCACAGCAGAGCGTGGCGTCGGTGATCTACCGGGCGAGTGTGCAGCAGGTGATGAGCCCGGAACGTGCTGAACTCGACGGTGCCAGCCAGGAGGAGGGTGAGAGCACGCTCACCAACGCAGACCTGGTGGAGGCCCAACTGCTGGAGGCCATGTCCCGGTTGCGGCCGAAGGAGATCGAGCGTGGCGTCAGCCTTGTTGGCCCACATCGGGACGAACTGGAACTGCGGCTCGGTGAACTGCCGGCGAAGGGATACGCCTCCCACGGGGAGTCGTGGTCGCTCGCCCTCGCCCTCCGCTTGGCCAGTTATGAGCTGCTCAAAGCCGATGACTGGGACGCTGACGGCGAACCTGTCCTCATCCTCGACGACGTCTTCGCTGAACTGGACACCCGCCGGCGCCGACGGCTCTCCGAGGTGGTCGCGAACGCCCAGCAGGTATTGATCACGTCCGCGGTGGCCGAGGACGTTCCCGAAGAGCTCGACGGTGCCCGTGTGGACGTAATGGACTCGGTGATCACCCGTGTCCGATGA
- the gyrA gene encoding DNA gyrase subunit A, which translates to MPDDAAEVITDRIEQVDLQLEMQRSYLDYAMSVIVGRALPSVQDGLKPVHRRILYAMFDGGYRPDSSFSKCSRVVGDVMGQFHPHGDSAIYDAMVRLVQPWAMRYPLVAGQGNFGSAGNDAAAAPRYTECKMAPLALEMVRDIDKNTVDFGDNYDGKTKEPLVLPARFPNLLVNGSSGIAVGMATNIPPHNLREVADGVHWLLEHPEATPEELLAALLQRIKGPDFPTGAQVLGLRGIEDAYRTGRGSITMRAVVEVEELQGRTCLVVSELPYQVNPDNLAAKIADLVRDGRMQGIADIRDETSGRAGQRLVIVLKRDAVAKVVLNNLYKHTQLQDNFGANMLALVDGVPRTLSLDAFIRHWVAHQIDVIVRRTEFLLKQAEDRIHILRGLMKALDALDEVIALIRRSPTVDEARTGLRELLDIDEIQANAILEMQLRRLAALERQKILDQFKALETEIADYKDILGSPERQRRIIGEELTQIVDKYGDERRSTILPFDGEMSIEDLIPEEDVVVTITRGGYAKRTRTDSYRAQHRGGKGVRGAQLRGDDVVDHFYVTTTHHWLLFFTNLGRVYRAKAYELPESGRDAKGQHVANLLAFQPGEKIAQVLDLRDYDQSEYLVLATKSGLVKKTRLSEYDSSRTGGVIAINLRSDESGEVDEVVAARLVNSDDDLLLVSRKGQSLRFTATDEALRPMGRATSGVTGMKFRDEDSLLSLDVVREDSDLFVVTEGGFGKRTRVSEYRVQGRGGLGIKVANLVEARGDLVGALITGPEDQVLVIMEKGKIVRTAVSEVNLTGRNTQGVTFAKPDTGDRIIAIARNVETAVEAEVEEIEAESPDGAAPAGESGDGAVPVIDATGSTDDAGDGVPSGESSGEGQEES; encoded by the coding sequence ATGCCCGACGACGCTGCGGAAGTGATCACCGACCGCATCGAGCAGGTGGACCTGCAACTGGAGATGCAGCGGTCCTACCTCGACTACGCAATGAGCGTGATCGTGGGCCGCGCGCTGCCCAGCGTCCAGGACGGTCTCAAGCCGGTGCACCGGCGCATCCTCTATGCGATGTTCGACGGCGGATACCGCCCGGACTCCTCCTTCTCCAAGTGCTCACGTGTGGTGGGCGACGTGATGGGTCAGTTCCACCCGCACGGAGACAGCGCCATCTATGACGCGATGGTTCGCCTCGTGCAGCCGTGGGCGATGCGGTACCCGCTGGTGGCCGGTCAGGGGAACTTCGGTTCTGCTGGCAATGACGCCGCAGCCGCCCCGCGGTACACCGAGTGCAAAATGGCACCGCTTGCGCTCGAGATGGTGCGCGACATTGACAAGAACACGGTCGATTTCGGTGACAACTACGACGGGAAGACGAAGGAACCCCTCGTCTTGCCGGCCCGATTCCCCAACCTTCTCGTCAACGGCAGTTCAGGGATCGCCGTCGGGATGGCCACGAACATTCCCCCGCACAATCTGCGGGAAGTGGCCGACGGCGTGCACTGGTTGCTGGAGCACCCCGAGGCGACACCGGAGGAACTTCTCGCCGCACTCCTGCAGCGCATCAAGGGGCCGGACTTCCCGACGGGCGCGCAGGTACTCGGCCTGCGCGGGATCGAGGATGCGTACCGCACTGGTCGCGGCTCGATCACGATGCGCGCGGTGGTGGAGGTCGAGGAACTCCAGGGCCGTACGTGTTTGGTGGTCAGTGAGCTGCCCTACCAGGTGAACCCGGACAACCTGGCAGCGAAGATCGCTGATCTGGTGCGTGATGGGCGGATGCAGGGAATCGCCGACATCCGGGACGAGACCTCCGGTCGAGCCGGGCAGCGCCTGGTGATCGTGCTCAAGCGCGACGCTGTGGCGAAGGTAGTGCTGAACAACCTGTACAAGCACACCCAGTTGCAGGACAACTTCGGAGCGAACATGCTCGCCCTGGTGGACGGCGTGCCACGCACCCTGAGCCTGGATGCCTTCATCCGGCACTGGGTCGCCCACCAGATCGATGTGATCGTGCGGCGCACCGAGTTCCTGCTGAAGCAGGCTGAGGATCGAATCCACATTCTGCGGGGGCTCATGAAGGCCCTCGATGCACTCGACGAGGTCATCGCGCTGATCCGGCGCTCGCCCACGGTCGACGAGGCGCGCACAGGTCTGCGCGAGCTGCTCGACATTGACGAGATCCAGGCGAACGCGATTCTGGAGATGCAGTTGCGGCGCCTGGCTGCGCTGGAGCGGCAGAAGATCCTGGACCAGTTCAAGGCGCTGGAAACCGAGATCGCCGACTACAAGGACATTCTCGGATCCCCCGAGCGGCAGCGCCGGATCATCGGCGAAGAGCTCACCCAGATCGTGGACAAGTACGGCGACGAGCGCCGTTCCACCATCCTCCCCTTCGATGGCGAGATGTCCATCGAGGACCTCATTCCCGAAGAGGACGTGGTGGTCACGATCACGCGGGGTGGGTATGCCAAGCGCACCCGCACCGACAGCTACCGTGCCCAGCACCGTGGCGGCAAGGGGGTGCGCGGTGCCCAGTTGCGCGGTGACGACGTGGTGGATCACTTCTACGTGACCACCACCCACCATTGGCTGCTGTTCTTCACCAACCTGGGCCGCGTGTACCGGGCGAAGGCCTATGAACTGCCGGAGAGCGGTCGTGACGCCAAGGGGCAGCATGTGGCGAATCTGCTCGCCTTCCAGCCTGGTGAGAAGATCGCCCAGGTGCTCGATCTGCGCGACTATGACCAGAGCGAGTACCTGGTGCTCGCCACGAAGAGCGGGCTGGTGAAGAAGACTCGCCTGAGCGAGTACGACTCCTCCCGCACCGGTGGCGTAATCGCCATCAACCTGCGCTCGGATGAGTCGGGTGAGGTCGACGAAGTCGTCGCTGCGCGGTTGGTGAACTCCGACGACGATCTGCTGCTGGTTTCCCGGAAGGGACAGTCGCTGCGTTTCACCGCGACCGACGAGGCACTGCGCCCGATGGGCCGGGCGACATCGGGTGTGACGGGGATGAAATTCCGGGATGAGGATTCTCTCCTCTCCCTGGATGTGGTCCGCGAGGACTCCGACCTCTTCGTGGTGACCGAGGGCGGCTTCGGTAAGCGCACCCGGGTGAGTGAGTACCGCGTGCAGGGGCGCGGCGGCCTGGGCATCAAGGTCGCGAACCTCGTTGAGGCACGTGGCGATCTCGTGGGTGCGTTGATCACCGGACCGGAGGATCAGGTGCTCGTGATCATGGAGAAGGGCAAGATCGTGCGCACCGCCGTCTCCGAGGTCAATCTCACCGGACGCAACACCCAGGGCGTCACGTTCGCCAAGCCGGATACGGGCGACCGGATCATTGCGATCGCACGCAATGTCGAGACGGCAGTCGAGGCTGAGGTTGAGGAAATCGAGGCCGAGTCACCTGACGGCGCTGCCCCGGCCGGGGAGTCCGGCGACGGCGCGGTTCCAGTGATCGATGCCACGGGGAGTACCGATGACGCGGGCGATGGCGTACCGTCAGGCGAGTCATCTGGTGAAGGGCAGGAAGAGAGCTGA